One window of Chryseobacterium sp. JJR-5R genomic DNA carries:
- a CDS encoding DNA-directed RNA polymerase subunit alpha, protein MAILQFIKPDKVILLNSDQFRGQFEFRPLEQGFGLTIGNALRRVLLSSLEGYAISSIKIEGVEHEFSTISGVIEDVTEIILNLKQVRLKSTAENQTSEQVVAKVSGQTVITAGDLGKSINGFQVLNPELVICNLNSDVTFEITFNIEKGRGYVPSEQNKSNNAPIGTIAIDSIFTPIKKVQYSIENYRVEQKTDYEKLVLDIETDGSISPQNALTEASKILIYHFMLFSDERITLETEAVKASIQYDEETLHTRQLLKSKLADMDLSVRALNCLKAAEVETLGELVSYSKSDLMKFRNFGKKSLTELEELVHSKGLNFGFDVAKYKLDADK, encoded by the coding sequence ATGGCAATTTTACAATTCATAAAACCCGATAAAGTAATTTTACTTAACTCTGATCAATTTAGAGGTCAATTTGAATTCAGACCACTAGAACAAGGTTTCGGGCTTACAATCGGTAATGCTTTGAGAAGAGTGTTGCTTTCTTCTCTGGAAGGTTATGCTATTTCATCTATCAAAATAGAAGGTGTAGAGCACGAATTTTCAACTATTTCAGGAGTAATCGAAGATGTTACCGAAATTATTCTTAACCTTAAGCAGGTAAGATTAAAATCTACGGCAGAAAACCAGACTAGTGAGCAGGTTGTAGCCAAGGTTTCGGGGCAGACGGTTATTACTGCTGGAGATTTAGGGAAGTCTATCAACGGATTCCAGGTGCTGAACCCGGAACTTGTGATCTGCAACCTGAACAGTGATGTAACTTTCGAAATTACTTTCAACATAGAAAAAGGAAGAGGATATGTTCCTTCTGAACAAAATAAGTCAAACAATGCACCGATCGGTACAATTGCCATAGACTCTATTTTTACGCCAATCAAGAAAGTACAATACAGCATTGAAAATTATCGTGTAGAGCAAAAAACAGACTACGAAAAACTTGTATTAGATATTGAAACTGATGGTTCCATCAGTCCTCAGAATGCTTTAACAGAAGCTTCCAAGATATTGATTTATCATTTCATGCTGTTCTCTGATGAGAGAATCACACTTGAAACGGAAGCGGTAAAAGCATCGATCCAGTACGATGAAGAAACACTTCATACAAGACAACTCCTGAAGTCTAAATTAGCAGACATGGATCTTTCCGTAAGAGCCCTGAACTGCCTGAAAGCGGCTGAAGTGGAAACCCTTGGAGAATTGGTATCTTACAGTAAGTCTGATTTGATGAAATTCAGAAATTTTGGTAAAAAATCTTTGACAGAACTAGAAGAATTAGTGCATTCAAAAGGTCTTAACTTCGGTTTCGACGTTGCAAAATATAAGTTAGACGCTGATAAATAA
- the rplQ gene encoding 50S ribosomal protein L17, translated as MRHGKKFNHLGRTASHRSALLSNMACSLIEHKRINTTVAKAKALRVYVEPLLTKAKEDTTHNRRIVFSYLQNKEAVTELFRSVAPKIAERNGGYTRIIKTGFRLGDAADMALIELVDFNELYNPNAEEKKATRRSRRSATAVKKETVAAEAEAPAVEEKAAEPTAQAADSTEEKTEE; from the coding sequence ATGAGACACGGTAAAAAATTCAATCACTTAGGAAGAACGGCTTCTCACAGAAGTGCTTTACTTTCTAATATGGCTTGTTCTCTAATTGAGCATAAAAGAATCAACACTACTGTAGCTAAAGCAAAAGCTTTACGAGTATATGTTGAGCCCCTATTAACAAAAGCAAAAGAAGATACTACACACAACAGAAGAATTGTTTTTTCATATCTTCAGAATAAAGAAGCGGTTACTGAACTGTTCAGATCAGTAGCGCCTAAAATCGCTGAGAGAAATGGTGGGTATACAAGAATCATCAAGACAGGTTTCAGACTTGGTGATGCTGCTGATATGGCTCTTATCGAACTGGTAGACTTCAATGAGCTTTACAATCCGAATGCGGAAGAGAAAAAAGCAACAAGAAGAAGCAGAAGATCTGCAACAGCTGTTAAGAAAGAAACTGTAGCTGCTGAAGCTGAAGCTCCTGCAGTAGAAGAAAAAGCTGCTGAGCCAACTGCTCAGGCTGCTGATTCTACAGAGGAAAAAACTGAAGAATAA
- a CDS encoding N-acetylmuramoyl-L-alanine amidase yields MKIVNQKLSKTLASETVIFTATSNKGGEMVPDSIIIHFTAGRSSESSVAWFRDPEAKASAHIVIDREGKITQMVEFNRKAWHAGVSRWADRSGFNNFSIGIELDNPGRLTKVNDRFYSWFGKEYPKEVVVEAKHKHEKSISFWHNFTEKQIDSCFRICKLLMETYQIKDILGHDDIAPFRKNDPGPAFPMESFRAKLFGRHDDTGDIYKITENNTNLRSGAGTTFESMARLPLNTEVEFIKSKSGWFYVYVLKTPGSSGEPLYGWVSGSLLKKL; encoded by the coding sequence ATGAAAATAGTAAATCAAAAATTATCAAAAACACTTGCTTCCGAAACAGTAATTTTTACAGCAACATCAAACAAAGGCGGCGAGATGGTCCCGGACAGCATCATCATTCATTTCACGGCCGGGCGGAGTTCAGAAAGTTCCGTGGCATGGTTCAGGGATCCCGAAGCAAAAGCATCTGCCCATATTGTTATAGACAGGGAAGGCAAGATTACCCAGATGGTTGAATTCAACCGGAAAGCGTGGCATGCAGGCGTAAGCAGGTGGGCAGACCGGTCCGGATTCAATAATTTTTCAATCGGCATTGAGCTTGACAATCCCGGAAGGCTTACTAAGGTCAATGACCGCTTTTATTCATGGTTCGGAAAAGAGTATCCGAAAGAAGTGGTGGTAGAAGCAAAGCATAAACATGAAAAGAGTATTTCTTTCTGGCATAATTTCACGGAGAAACAGATTGATTCCTGCTTCAGGATATGTAAGCTGTTAATGGAGACATACCAAATTAAAGATATTCTCGGTCATGATGATATTGCCCCGTTCCGGAAAAATGACCCGGGTCCCGCTTTCCCGATGGAAAGTTTCAGGGCAAAACTGTTCGGAAGGCATGATGATACGGGGGATATCTATAAAATAACAGAAAACAATACAAACCTGAGATCAGGTGCAGGAACAACATTCGAGAGTATGGCCAGGCTGCCTTTAAATACAGAAGTAGAATTTATAAAAAGTAAATCCGGATGGTTCTATGTCTATGTTCTTAAAACCCCTGGCAGCAGTGGAGAGCCCCTCTATGGCTGGGTCAGCGGATCTCTGCTGAAGAAATTATAA
- a CDS encoding response regulator transcription factor — protein MSISIAIVEDEKNYNNALKKVINYQDDMNVVAQFFDGKEALSQLSDISPDVVMMDIQLPDMHGIEVMEKLRIHIPKTHFIMCTSFEDDDKVFSSLKAGAIGYLVKGESMDKILSSIRDVCNGGAPMSFSIARKVLSHFERKLPEIKGFDELTEREKEILELLSQGLLYKEIADKKFISIDTVKKHVGNTYRKLHVNNKVEAINKFNYFKN, from the coding sequence ATGAGCATTTCCATAGCCATTGTAGAAGACGAAAAGAACTACAACAACGCGTTGAAAAAAGTCATCAATTACCAGGATGACATGAACGTTGTTGCCCAGTTTTTTGATGGAAAGGAGGCGCTGTCGCAACTTTCTGATATTTCTCCGGATGTAGTGATGATGGATATCCAGCTGCCTGACATGCACGGAATAGAAGTCATGGAAAAACTGAGGATACATATTCCGAAAACCCATTTCATCATGTGTACCAGTTTTGAAGATGATGATAAAGTATTTAGTTCCCTTAAAGCCGGAGCCATCGGATATCTTGTAAAAGGCGAAAGCATGGATAAGATCCTTTCCTCGATCCGTGACGTCTGCAACGGCGGTGCCCCGATGAGTTTTTCCATCGCCCGGAAAGTACTCAGTCATTTTGAAAGAAAGCTGCCCGAAATAAAAGGCTTCGATGAGCTTACCGAACGTGAAAAAGAAATCCTCGAACTGTTATCCCAGGGACTGCTCTACAAAGAAATCGCCGACAAAAAATTCATCAGTATCGACACCGTAAAAAAACACGTCGGAAACACCTACAGAAAACTTCACGTCAACAATAAAGTGGAGGCTATTAATAAATTTAATTATTTTAAAAACTAA